In one window of Protaetiibacter larvae DNA:
- a CDS encoding GNAT family N-acetyltransferase — protein MTARRPERGSLVGRYVRLDPFTLDDLPALWRALGHPEVFAGGYGGGPAGLPADEAAYAEWAPRYFPHETGNTYVVRIAAGPHTGEVVGATSLADFDEARESAHIGWTAYDPRVWGTQVNVEAKLLLLGLAFDHGFGRVKLQADALNARSRAAIEKIGASFEGITRRDQRRADGSWRDAAIFSVLAEEWPEVRAGLERRLQDWGDRPVSFRS, from the coding sequence ATGACCGCACGACGCCCCGAACGGGGAAGCCTGGTCGGCCGCTACGTGCGGCTCGACCCCTTCACCCTCGACGACCTCCCCGCCCTCTGGCGCGCGCTCGGACACCCGGAGGTGTTCGCGGGCGGGTACGGCGGCGGTCCCGCCGGGCTGCCCGCCGACGAGGCGGCCTACGCGGAGTGGGCGCCCCGCTACTTCCCGCACGAGACCGGCAACACCTACGTCGTGCGCATCGCGGCCGGGCCGCACACGGGCGAGGTGGTGGGCGCCACGAGCCTCGCCGACTTCGACGAGGCGCGCGAGTCGGCGCACATCGGCTGGACCGCCTACGACCCGCGCGTCTGGGGCACCCAGGTGAACGTGGAGGCGAAGCTCCTGCTGCTCGGGCTCGCCTTCGACCACGGCTTCGGCCGGGTGAAGCTGCAGGCGGATGCCCTCAACGCACGTTCGCGGGCCGCGATCGAGAAGATCGGCGCCTCCTTCGAGGGCATCACCCGGCGCGACCAGCGTCGCGCGGACGGGTCGTGGCGCGATGCCGCGATCTTCTCGGTGCTCGCCGAGGAGTGGCCCGAGGTGCGCGCGGGGCTCGAGCGGCGCCTGCAGGACTGGGGCGACCGCCCGGTATCCTTCAGATCATGA
- a CDS encoding chorismate mutase, translated as MTDAAHLDPLDELAGIRQSIDNIDAALIHLLAERFKFTQQVGRLKASSGLPASDPDRERVQVARLRALASESHLDPEFAEKWFTFVVAEVIHHHERLANGAKSAGDPA; from the coding sequence ATGACGGATGCCGCCCACCTCGACCCTCTCGACGAGCTCGCCGGCATCCGACAGTCGATCGACAACATCGACGCGGCCCTCATCCACCTGCTCGCGGAGCGGTTCAAGTTCACCCAGCAGGTGGGGCGGCTGAAGGCATCCAGCGGCCTCCCGGCCTCGGATCCGGATCGCGAGCGCGTGCAGGTCGCCCGGCTGCGGGCACTGGCTTCGGAGTCGCACCTCGACCCCGAGTTCGCCGAGAAGTGGTTCACCTTCGTGGTGGCGGAGGTCATCCACCACCACGAACGGCTCGCGAACGGCGCGAAGAGCGCCGGCGATCCGGCGTGA
- a CDS encoding SDR family NAD(P)-dependent oxidoreductase — protein MTGWDPRAIPSLAGRCVVVTGGNAGIGYFTSEQLARAGARVVIAARSAEKAEAAIRSIRAQAPDAELAHVRLDLASLASVREAAEELAAFRPLHALVNNAGRVLPSRVRQLTEDGFEAIVGGNFLGHFALTTLLFPALAADGRVVGLGSDSTRMVRLEADDLWSERRYAPFRAYAFSKHAVQGFHLELARRLAAAGDGRRSLLAHPGWATNAYAAKRVGITDRDPRSQRVFEAVTGWAGQGKDRGAWPSVRAVADPDAASGTFFGPSRQLAGRPVPVTPVASSASPAFGAALWANAEQKSGIRFPL, from the coding sequence GTGACGGGCTGGGATCCGCGGGCGATTCCTTCGCTCGCCGGGCGCTGCGTCGTGGTCACCGGCGGCAATGCCGGGATCGGCTACTTCACGTCCGAGCAGCTCGCGCGGGCGGGGGCGCGCGTGGTGATCGCGGCGCGGTCCGCCGAGAAGGCCGAGGCGGCGATCCGATCGATCCGCGCGCAGGCGCCGGATGCCGAGCTCGCGCACGTGCGGCTGGATCTGGCCTCGCTCGCCTCGGTGCGGGAGGCGGCGGAGGAGCTCGCCGCGTTCCGTCCGCTGCACGCGCTCGTCAACAACGCGGGGCGTGTGCTGCCGTCGCGCGTGCGGCAGCTGACCGAGGACGGCTTCGAGGCGATCGTGGGCGGCAACTTCCTCGGGCATTTCGCCCTCACGACCCTGCTGTTCCCGGCGCTCGCGGCGGACGGGCGGGTGGTGGGTCTCGGCAGCGACTCGACGCGCATGGTGCGGCTCGAGGCCGACGACCTGTGGTCTGAGCGGCGCTATGCGCCGTTCCGCGCCTACGCGTTCTCCAAGCACGCCGTGCAGGGCTTCCATCTCGAGCTGGCCCGTCGGCTCGCCGCGGCGGGTGACGGGCGCCGCTCGCTGCTCGCGCATCCGGGCTGGGCGACGAACGCGTACGCCGCGAAACGGGTCGGGATCACGGATCGCGACCCGCGGTCGCAGCGGGTGTTCGAGGCGGTCACGGGATGGGCGGGCCAGGGCAAGGATCGCGGTGCCTGGCCCTCGGTGCGTGCCGTCGCCGATCCGGATGCCGCGAGCGGCACCTTCTTCGGCCCTTCGCGTCAGCTCGCGGGTCGCCCGGTGCCGGTCACCCCGGTCGCCTCCTCCGCGTCTCCCGCCTTCGGCGCCGCCCTGTGGGCCAACGCCGAGCAGAAGTCCGGCATCCGCTTCCCCCTCTGA
- a CDS encoding PadR family transcriptional regulator, giving the protein MPRATQTDLAVLAALSVAPMTGYAVRDAIRTHLGSFWNESFGQIYPALARLRTEGLVEVDAGERTGSSVHRLTAAGRARLVELMREPAVMTPPRNGMLLRLFFGDVIGAEACRALVGEAREQAVAQLAALAAARRETEAEPAELPQRAYWLMTISAGEHTARASIAWADETLAALTALTAP; this is encoded by the coding sequence ATGCCACGCGCCACCCAGACCGACCTCGCGGTGCTCGCCGCACTGAGCGTCGCGCCGATGACCGGCTACGCCGTGCGCGACGCCATCCGCACGCACCTCGGCTCCTTCTGGAACGAGAGCTTCGGGCAGATCTACCCCGCGCTCGCGCGCCTGCGCACGGAGGGACTCGTCGAGGTGGATGCGGGCGAGCGCACCGGGTCGAGCGTGCATCGGCTCACCGCGGCCGGGCGGGCGCGGCTCGTCGAACTCATGCGCGAACCCGCCGTCATGACACCGCCGCGCAACGGGATGCTGCTGCGGCTGTTCTTCGGCGACGTGATCGGGGCGGAGGCGTGCCGGGCGCTCGTGGGGGAGGCGCGGGAGCAGGCGGTCGCCCAGCTCGCGGCGCTCGCGGCGGCCCGACGCGAGACCGAGGCGGAGCCGGCCGAGCTCCCCCAGCGCGCCTACTGGCTCATGACGATCTCGGCGGGCGAGCACACCGCTCGCGCCTCGATCGCCTGGGCCGACGAGACCCTCGCGGCCCTCACCGCGCTCACGGCTCCGTGA
- the purL gene encoding phosphoribosylformylglycinamidine synthase subunit PurL, translated as MSTPSTHVVDTVENAAATPEREQPYAALGLKTDEYLRIRDILGRRPTSGELAMYSVMWSEHCSYKSSKVWLRQFGQKVSPEMTKNLMVGMGENAGVVDIGEGWAVTFKIESHNHPSYVEPFQGAATGVGGIVRDIISMGARPVAVMDALRFGAIDHPDTARVVPGVVSGISFYGNCLGLPNIGGETWFDPIYQANPLVNALAVGVLRHEDLHLANARGVGNKVVLFGARTGGDGIGGASILASESFDEGSGRKRPAVQVGDPFMEKVLIECCLELYRGGLVEGIQDLGAAGISCATSELASNGDGGMHIVLDEVLLRDPSLTAEEILMSESQERMMAVVHPDKLEGFLAVTAKWDVEASVLGEVTDSGRLVIDWKGETIVDVDPRTVAVDGPVYERPVAYPTWIDHVNADTASVLARPTDGPALQAQLLQLLGSANLADKSWITSQYDKYVLGNTALSYPDDGGMVRVDENSGLGFALATDANGRYCYLDPYQGAQLALAEAYRNVAVTGATPVAVSDCLNFGSPENPEVMWQFSKAVEGLADGCLQLGIPVTGGNVSFYNQTGDVPIHPTPVVAVMGTIDDVGRRVPSGWQDAGDNLYLLGTTALELDGSAWAGIVHGHLGGRPPAVDLDREKDLASLLSAAAHEGLLNAAHDLADGGLAIALAEGVLRFGVGARVFLDDLLERDGVDAATALFSESTGRVLVAVPREEDVKFTRLCEGRGYPVLRVGVTDSEPALEVQGLFTASVADLATTFRTPLRTHFA; from the coding sequence GTGAGCACCCCCTCGACGCACGTCGTCGACACCGTCGAGAACGCCGCCGCCACCCCCGAACGCGAGCAGCCCTACGCCGCCCTCGGCCTCAAGACCGACGAGTACCTGCGCATCCGCGACATCCTGGGTCGCCGCCCCACGAGCGGCGAGCTCGCCATGTACTCGGTCATGTGGAGCGAGCACTGCTCCTACAAGTCGAGCAAGGTGTGGCTGCGGCAGTTCGGGCAGAAGGTCAGCCCCGAGATGACCAAGAACCTCATGGTCGGCATGGGCGAGAACGCGGGCGTCGTCGACATCGGCGAGGGCTGGGCGGTCACCTTCAAGATCGAGAGCCACAACCACCCGAGCTACGTCGAGCCCTTCCAGGGCGCCGCGACGGGCGTCGGCGGCATCGTGCGCGACATCATCTCGATGGGCGCCCGCCCGGTCGCCGTCATGGACGCCCTCCGCTTCGGCGCCATCGACCACCCCGACACCGCGCGCGTCGTGCCAGGCGTCGTCTCCGGCATCTCGTTCTACGGCAACTGCCTGGGCCTGCCGAACATCGGCGGCGAGACCTGGTTCGACCCCATCTACCAGGCCAACCCGCTCGTCAACGCGCTCGCGGTGGGCGTGCTGCGCCACGAGGACCTGCACCTCGCCAACGCGCGCGGCGTCGGCAACAAGGTCGTGCTGTTCGGCGCGCGGACGGGCGGCGACGGCATCGGCGGGGCATCGATCCTCGCCTCCGAGTCGTTCGACGAGGGCTCCGGACGCAAGCGCCCCGCCGTGCAGGTGGGCGACCCCTTCATGGAGAAGGTGCTCATCGAGTGCTGCCTCGAGCTGTACCGCGGCGGACTCGTCGAGGGCATCCAGGATCTCGGCGCCGCCGGCATCTCCTGCGCCACCTCCGAGCTGGCGAGCAACGGCGACGGCGGCATGCACATCGTGCTCGACGAGGTGCTGCTGCGCGACCCGTCGCTCACCGCCGAGGAGATCCTCATGTCGGAGAGCCAGGAGCGCATGATGGCCGTCGTGCACCCCGACAAGCTCGAGGGCTTCCTCGCGGTGACGGCCAAGTGGGATGTCGAGGCGAGCGTGCTCGGCGAGGTCACCGACTCGGGGCGGCTCGTCATCGACTGGAAGGGCGAGACGATCGTCGACGTCGACCCGCGCACGGTCGCGGTCGACGGGCCCGTGTACGAGCGGCCCGTGGCCTACCCGACGTGGATCGACCATGTGAACGCCGACACGGCATCCGTGCTCGCCCGGCCCACCGATGGCCCCGCGCTCCAGGCGCAGCTGCTACAGCTGCTCGGTTCGGCGAACCTCGCCGACAAGAGCTGGATCACCTCGCAGTACGACAAGTACGTGCTCGGCAACACGGCGCTGTCGTATCCGGATGACGGCGGAATGGTGCGCGTCGACGAGAACTCGGGCCTCGGCTTCGCCCTCGCGACCGACGCCAACGGCCGGTACTGCTACCTCGACCCGTACCAGGGCGCGCAGCTGGCGCTCGCCGAGGCGTACCGCAACGTCGCCGTCACGGGCGCCACCCCGGTGGCGGTCTCCGACTGCCTCAACTTCGGCAGCCCCGAGAACCCCGAGGTCATGTGGCAGTTCTCGAAGGCGGTCGAAGGACTCGCCGACGGCTGCCTGCAGCTCGGCATCCCGGTGACCGGCGGCAACGTGTCGTTCTACAACCAGACCGGCGACGTGCCCATCCATCCGACCCCCGTGGTCGCCGTCATGGGCACCATCGACGACGTCGGCCGCCGCGTGCCCTCCGGCTGGCAGGATGCCGGCGACAACCTCTACCTGCTCGGCACCACCGCGCTCGAGCTCGACGGATCCGCCTGGGCGGGCATCGTGCACGGTCACCTGGGCGGACGCCCGCCGGCTGTCGACCTCGACCGGGAGAAGGATCTCGCCTCGCTGCTCTCGGCGGCGGCCCACGAGGGGCTGCTCAACGCGGCCCACGACCTCGCCGACGGCGGTCTCGCGATCGCGCTCGCCGAGGGCGTGCTGCGCTTCGGCGTCGGCGCGCGGGTGTTCCTCGACGATCTGCTCGAGCGCGACGGTGTGGACGCCGCCACGGCGCTCTTCTCGGAGTCGACCGGCCGCGTGCTCGTCGCCGTGCCGCGTGAGGAGGACGTCAAGTTCACGCGCCTCTGCGAGGGCCGCGGCTACCCCGTGCTGCGCGTCGGCGTCACCGACTCGGAGCCCGCGCTCGAGGTTCAGGGACTCTTCACCGCATCCGTCGCCGACCTCGCCACCACCTTCCGCACCCCCCTCCGCACCCACTTCGCGTGA
- a CDS encoding RBBP9/YdeN family alpha/beta hydrolase: MPLRRVVILHGYTAHPGKHWFGWLREQLAPLGVVTEVPALPDTEHPDAAAWTDAAVAAIGRIDAHTAVVGHSLGTITAIRALGRVVAEQPDARLGALALVASFVDPVPIYPELDPFTRGLPSLPGLAARIDRRLVLRSDDDPEVPIALTPPVAAGLDAELVVVPGAAHFCESQGVTTLPPLAAWLRQTAP; this comes from the coding sequence ATGCCCCTGCGCCGCGTCGTGATCCTGCACGGCTACACCGCCCATCCCGGCAAGCACTGGTTCGGCTGGCTGCGGGAGCAGCTCGCCCCGCTCGGCGTCGTCACCGAGGTTCCCGCTCTGCCCGATACCGAGCATCCGGATGCCGCCGCCTGGACGGATGCCGCGGTCGCGGCGATCGGCCGCATCGATGCGCACACCGCGGTGGTCGGCCACAGCCTCGGCACGATCACCGCCATCCGAGCTCTCGGCCGCGTGGTCGCCGAGCAGCCGGATGCGCGCCTCGGCGCCCTCGCCCTCGTCGCGTCCTTCGTCGATCCGGTGCCGATCTACCCCGAGCTCGACCCGTTCACCCGAGGCCTGCCGAGCCTGCCGGGCCTCGCGGCACGCATCGACCGGCGCCTCGTGCTGCGTTCCGACGACGACCCCGAGGTGCCGATCGCGCTGACCCCGCCGGTCGCCGCGGGGCTCGACGCCGAGCTCGTGGTGGTGCCCGGTGCGGCCCATTTCTGCGAGTCGCAGGGCGTCACGACCCTCCCCCCGCTCGCCGCCTGGCTGCGCCAGACGGCTCCGTGA